One region of uncultured Methanolobus sp. genomic DNA includes:
- a CDS encoding ATP-binding cassette domain-containing protein → MNTISINRLTKKYGNFTAVDDVSFYINDGEIFGLLGPNGAGKTTTLKAITTLGKPSSGSITAFGIDVVKSPKQARKMFGYVPQAVSADGDLTGYENLLIFAKLFYVNKNERDKRINTALEYMGLSERSHDLVNHYSGGMMRRLEIAQALVNRPKVLFLDEPSIGLDPSSKRQVWKYIKRLNEEFGMTIIITTHDMVEADELCHRIAIMNSGKIAVIDTPFLLKKSIGGDIISLSLMESARNVSIPDDLGLIIDSDNNHVLISTDNSETAIPKIIRYFEVNGIVVSSVTVNKQTLDDVFMKYARSSLQSQGSIKDTRSVRRSFVRRGR, encoded by the coding sequence ATGAATACAATATCAATTAACCGGCTGACTAAAAAGTATGGAAATTTCACGGCTGTGGATGATGTTTCATTCTATATTAACGATGGTGAAATATTTGGTCTTCTAGGACCAAATGGCGCTGGTAAAACCACTACCTTAAAAGCAATAACAACTTTAGGAAAACCAAGTTCCGGTTCTATAACAGCTTTTGGTATAGATGTTGTAAAATCACCAAAGCAAGCCAGGAAGATGTTTGGATATGTTCCACAGGCAGTATCTGCTGATGGAGACCTTACAGGTTATGAAAACCTTCTCATATTTGCCAAATTATTCTACGTGAATAAGAATGAACGTGACAAAAGGATAAACACTGCTCTTGAGTACATGGGTCTTTCAGAAAGGAGTCATGATCTTGTAAACCACTATTCCGGCGGCATGATGAGAAGACTTGAAATAGCACAGGCTCTGGTAAACAGACCTAAAGTACTTTTTCTTGATGAACCAAGCATAGGGCTGGACCCTTCTTCTAAAAGGCAGGTCTGGAAGTACATTAAGAGACTGAATGAAGAGTTTGGAATGACCATAATCATTACAACCCATGATATGGTCGAAGCTGATGAACTCTGCCACAGGATAGCTATAATGAATTCCGGGAAAATAGCAGTGATAGATACACCTTTCCTTTTGAAGAAATCTATTGGCGGAGATATTATATCGCTAAGCTTAATGGAAAGTGCCCGGAATGTATCAATTCCGGATGACCTGGGTTTGATAATCGACAGTGATAATAATCATGTCCTGATTTCTACAGACAATTCCGAAACTGCCATTCCTAAGATAATAAGGTATTTTGAGGTAAATGGAATTGTTGTAAGTTCTGTAACTGTTAATAAACAAACACTGGACGATGTTTTCATGAAGTATGCAAGATCAAGCCTCCAGTCTCAGGGTTCCATAAAGGATACTCGTTCTGTACGCAGAAGTTTTGTGAGGCGTGGAAGATGA
- a CDS encoding ABC transporter ATP-binding protein: protein MSLLKINDLKCHYQTDNNTVKAVDGVSFEIEEGEILGIVGESGSGKTTVALSIMGILPENTVIAGKITYKENVISSLSESEMDKFRWKDIAVVFQNGIEVLNPVMKVGVQVMEPMLKHLDISPDEARSKCEGLFRTVHLEPKWMGSYPHQLSGGMRQRVLLAMALSCNPKLLILDEVTSALDAFTRKEIRDLLVELQKKNGYTMLMISHDITFVSSVASRVAVMYLGRVVETGPVKDILVSPRHPYTRGLVHSTPDIFVYKDLWGIPGDISAGTQFNGCPFFSRCNQKTNKCNESAPELVPVDGGREIACHRGGVAELLQAKNLNYSYSLPDGQYLKAVNDVDLEIMEGEVLAIVGQTGSGKSTLAHILANVIKPESGSVSFMDEDTSKGCYGNKLNGIQIVFQDPFNSTSNRFTVLDAIKEPLDINKIGTREERLEMANNVLELVHLPATDAFLSKYCGELSGGQRQRVALARAMVMQPKLLIADEVTSALDVSTSANVMRLLKGLQNRRGFAMIYISHDLSMTLKIADRIAVMNHGKIVEMGNSHEVMLSPSDEYTKRLVDSKIPV, encoded by the coding sequence ATGAGTCTGCTTAAAATCAATGATCTGAAATGTCACTATCAGACTGATAACAACACTGTAAAGGCAGTTGACGGTGTTTCTTTTGAGATCGAAGAAGGAGAGATACTTGGCATCGTGGGAGAATCCGGAAGTGGAAAGACCACTGTCGCACTTAGTATCATGGGGATTTTACCGGAAAACACGGTCATTGCAGGTAAAATAACCTACAAAGAGAACGTGATCTCCTCTTTATCAGAATCCGAAATGGATAAATTCAGATGGAAGGATATTGCAGTTGTTTTTCAGAATGGAATTGAAGTACTGAATCCTGTTATGAAAGTAGGGGTTCAGGTAATGGAACCAATGTTGAAGCACCTTGATATCAGTCCTGATGAAGCCCGTAGCAAATGCGAAGGTCTTTTCAGGACTGTCCATCTTGAACCAAAATGGATGGGTTCCTATCCGCATCAGCTTTCCGGAGGCATGAGGCAGAGAGTTCTGCTGGCGATGGCTCTGTCATGCAATCCAAAATTGCTGATTCTTGATGAGGTTACTTCTGCACTTGATGCTTTTACCAGGAAGGAAATAAGGGACCTTCTGGTTGAGCTTCAGAAAAAGAATGGCTATACAATGTTGATGATATCACACGACATCACTTTTGTGTCTTCTGTAGCCTCAAGGGTTGCTGTCATGTATTTAGGAAGGGTTGTTGAGACTGGCCCGGTAAAGGATATTCTTGTTTCACCCAGACACCCATATACAAGAGGACTTGTTCATTCAACTCCAGATATTTTCGTATATAAAGACCTCTGGGGAATCCCCGGTGATATTTCTGCCGGGACACAATTCAATGGTTGTCCTTTCTTCTCAAGATGCAATCAAAAGACAAATAAATGTAATGAATCAGCTCCTGAGCTGGTACCTGTTGACGGAGGAAGAGAAATTGCCTGTCACAGGGGAGGCGTTGCTGAACTCCTGCAAGCCAAAAACCTGAATTATAGTTATAGCCTCCCGGATGGACAATACCTGAAAGCTGTTAATGATGTTGATCTGGAAATAATGGAAGGAGAAGTCCTTGCAATTGTCGGACAGACAGGTTCAGGCAAGTCAACACTTGCACATATCCTTGCAAACGTGATAAAGCCTGAGAGTGGAAGCGTATCTTTCATGGATGAGGACACCAGCAAGGGATGCTATGGAAACAAACTCAATGGCATTCAGATAGTATTCCAGGACCCCTTCAATTCAACAAGCAACAGGTTCACCGTGCTCGATGCGATAAAGGAACCTCTTGACATCAATAAGATCGGAACCAGGGAAGAGCGTTTGGAAATGGCAAACAATGTCCTTGAACTCGTTCATCTTCCAGCTACTGATGCATTCCTCAGTAAATATTGCGGTGAACTCAGCGGTGGCCAGAGGCAGAGGGTTGCACTTGCCAGAGCGATGGTTATGCAGCCAAAACTCCTCATTGCAGACGAGGTTACTTCGGCTCTGGATGTTTCGACCTCAGCAAACGTAATGCGTCTTTTAAAGGGACTCCAGAACAGAAGAGGTTTTGCAATGATCTATATTTCACATGACCTGTCAATGACTCTGAAAATAGCTGACAGAATAGCAGTTATGAATCATGGAAAGATTGTGGAGATGGGCAATTCCCATGAAGTGATGCTTTCGCCTTCTGATGAGTATACTAAAAGACTCGTTGATTCAAAGATCCCTGTTTGA
- a CDS encoding ABC transporter permease, whose protein sequence is MTCTQEIYNFVYSALSIVEMEVRKIRHDSTELWTRGVQPALWLLLFGEVFNRVRELSIPGYDYIQFLTPGVLAQSVLFIAIFYGITLVWEKDVGLLAKLLSTPSPRSSIVVGKALAAGVRGVFQAVMVFTLAVFMGVNLRHNLLNMIGVFVVVILLAMCFSSFSMCLASFFKTREKMMGIGQMITMPLFFGSNAIYPIDLMPSWLQSISKLNPLTYVVDALRALLLTGDYSNIPYDIAFLSVITFFLIILASMSVSRLLE, encoded by the coding sequence ATGACCTGCACTCAGGAGATATATAATTTTGTATACAGTGCCCTTTCAATAGTTGAAATGGAAGTAAGGAAAATCCGCCATGATTCAACTGAACTCTGGACAAGGGGTGTTCAGCCTGCACTTTGGCTTCTCTTATTTGGTGAGGTATTTAACAGGGTTCGTGAACTGTCAATCCCCGGTTATGACTATATTCAGTTTCTCACCCCTGGTGTACTGGCACAGTCTGTTTTGTTCATTGCAATATTCTATGGGATAACCCTGGTATGGGAAAAGGATGTGGGATTGCTGGCTAAATTGCTTTCAACTCCCTCTCCCCGTTCTTCAATAGTAGTTGGAAAAGCCCTTGCTGCAGGTGTAAGAGGTGTATTCCAGGCAGTAATGGTCTTTACACTGGCGGTATTTATGGGTGTGAACCTGCGTCACAATCTTTTGAATATGATAGGCGTTTTTGTTGTAGTCATCCTGCTTGCAATGTGCTTCTCAAGTTTCTCAATGTGCCTTGCATCATTTTTTAAGACAAGGGAAAAGATGATGGGTATAGGTCAGATGATAACCATGCCGCTATTCTTTGGTAGCAACGCTATCTATCCTATAGACCTGATGCCATCATGGCTCCAGTCCATATCTAAACTAAATCCGCTAACCTATGTGGTTGACGCACTCAGAGCCTTGCTTCTGACAGGAGATTATTCAAATATTCCTTATGACATAGCATTTCTGTCTGTAATCACTTTTTTCCTCATAATCCTTGCTTCAATGTCTGTTAGCAGGTTGCTTGAGTAA
- a CDS encoding ABC transporter ATP-binding protein, which yields MMPLLDVKGLNVDFSTKEGMHYVLKNVDFNIDKGEIVGLIGESGSGKSTLAMTVLDINSHNRQMSGNISFMGERIDSIKKEKMRQLRGKNIGFVPQSSMNALNPLVKIKSQFFETIKAHTNMSREDMPSLTEKSLEMVGIDPSRMNSFPYEFSGGQRQRIMIALSMLLSPELIIADEPTTALDATIQLKIIELLKDVVQKKHTSMLVISHDLHTISRICDRIYIMYAGRIVETGTRDEILNNPVHPYTQKLLASRLPLMCEPIRVKGISGTPPSTLKKYEVCEFMERCDRATEICRTVRPPECNGSVKVACHLGCNLE from the coding sequence ATGATGCCATTACTCGATGTTAAAGGACTTAATGTTGATTTTTCAACGAAGGAAGGCATGCATTACGTACTCAAGAATGTGGATTTCAACATAGACAAAGGAGAGATTGTAGGACTCATAGGCGAATCAGGTTCTGGAAAATCCACACTTGCTATGACAGTTCTGGACATAAATTCCCACAACAGGCAGATGTCAGGAAATATCAGTTTTATGGGAGAAAGAATTGACAGCATCAAAAAGGAAAAGATGCGTCAGCTCAGGGGAAAAAACATCGGGTTTGTGCCGCAATCTTCCATGAATGCACTTAACCCTCTTGTGAAAATAAAGTCCCAGTTCTTTGAGACAATCAAAGCTCATACAAATATGTCCCGGGAGGACATGCCTTCGTTGACTGAAAAGTCACTGGAAATGGTAGGTATCGATCCTTCAAGGATGAATTCATTTCCCTATGAATTCAGTGGTGGGCAGCGACAGAGAATAATGATCGCACTTTCAATGCTCCTGTCACCTGAACTAATCATTGCTGATGAGCCAACCACTGCTCTGGATGCAACGATTCAACTGAAAATCATCGAACTACTAAAGGATGTAGTACAGAAGAAGCACACATCCATGCTTGTGATTTCCCATGACCTGCATACGATTTCCAGAATATGTGACAGGATTTACATCATGTATGCGGGAAGAATCGTTGAAACCGGCACAAGGGATGAAATTCTTAACAATCCCGTTCATCCGTACACTCAAAAGCTGCTGGCTTCGAGATTGCCGCTGATGTGTGAGCCGATAAGAGTAAAGGGAATATCAGGCACTCCTCCTTCAACTTTGAAGAAGTATGAGGTCTGCGAGTTCATGGAACGTTGTGACAGGGCCACGGAGATATGCAGGACAGTAAGACCTCCGGAATGTAATGGTAGTGTGAAAGTAGCCTGTCATCTGGGGTGTAATTTGGAGTGA
- a CDS encoding ATP-binding cassette domain-containing protein yields MDDSWLIKIENISKVFKGKGMIRSGSEIRALDNVTLTVKKGEVLGIIGESGSGKTTLGKLILGLLKPTSGNISFADINNKSSETGQPVVQVIFQDPYDSLSHMMTVEQLVAEPCIINNGKNVDRNRIIRALESVGLTPVDSFLHKYPHTLSGGQRQRVAIARAMITEPDMIIADEPISMLDASIGIDILNLMLDMKEKMGITFMFITHDIAAAAYISDNIAVMKEGKIVEYGSRKQIISDCCHEYTKSLLLSATGGKAINASSCFEY; encoded by the coding sequence ATGGACGATTCCTGGCTCATAAAAATAGAAAACATCAGTAAGGTGTTTAAGGGAAAAGGCATGATTAGAAGCGGTTCTGAAATAAGAGCTCTTGATAATGTTACCCTTACTGTGAAAAAAGGTGAAGTGCTTGGGATCATCGGTGAAAGCGGAAGTGGTAAAACAACTCTTGGAAAACTGATACTGGGTCTATTGAAACCAACTTCCGGAAATATCTCTTTTGCAGATATCAACAACAAATCTTCAGAAACAGGACAACCTGTTGTTCAGGTGATATTCCAGGACCCTTATGATTCATTGAGCCACATGATGACAGTTGAACAGCTTGTAGCAGAACCCTGTATTATCAATAATGGTAAAAACGTTGACCGGAACAGGATTATTCGCGCTCTTGAATCGGTGGGACTCACACCTGTTGATAGTTTCCTTCACAAGTATCCTCATACACTGAGTGGAGGACAACGGCAGAGGGTTGCGATTGCAAGAGCAATGATTACAGAACCTGACATGATAATTGCCGATGAACCAATATCCATGCTTGATGCATCCATCGGAATTGATATTCTTAACCTGATGCTTGATATGAAAGAAAAAATGGGTATCACTTTCATGTTCATTACGCATGATATTGCAGCAGCAGCATACATATCAGATAATATTGCTGTCATGAAAGAAGGAAAGATTGTCGAATACGGTTCAAGAAAGCAGATAATTTCAGATTGTTGTCATGAGTACACAAAGTCACTGCTTTTATCTGCAACCGGTGGAAAGGCAATTAATGCAAGTTCTTGTTTTGAATATTAA